In a genomic window of Chryseobacterium sp. G0162:
- a CDS encoding type IV secretion system DNA-binding domain-containing protein translates to MQEQQHQIKIYGFLQKAVYAVVALDCASLFYFNADVPVVSNLLKNFSKLSFIHPPINAKFATLILIGLVAIGTKAKKKKDLNVATEIIVPMTLGLLIIFSSLIWQNEAGNAKLPKVFPGFNLYQVIYAVLSFLGAVILQMGADSISKLMQQKMGKDRWNVEEESFDQNQELVTSDFTINIPYLFRYKNKSNKGWMNINPFRGTMVIGTPGSGKSFGVINPAIRQMISKDFCLCIYDFKFPDLAQIAYYHYLLKKSKESDYHYNFHVINLNEVEKSKRVNPFHKKYIQTLAEAQEMAESMVSSLQKGGSSSGGGSEAFFTQSAINFLSSCIYFFATFENGKYSDLPHILSFMNRSYKEIFDTLFTNEEIFSLLSPFKTAYDNKAFDQLEGQIGTLKIFLSRLATKESFWVFSGDEVELKITDRDNPSIIILASDPGTQDINSALYSSVLNRTLRLINSKHNLPGGIIADEFPTIYIHKIDNIVATARSNRVAVMLGLQEIPQLRQFYKKEVADTISAIVGNVLSGSARDKNTLDWLEKLFGKIKQKSYSQSISQQGTTTSINEKMDNMIPAGKIAALKTGEMVGMIAQGEENDAEEYKTSAVSGKINLDMKAIQEEEKNYVKMPTYYSFLDKKGANRKEEVLMTNFRKINKEVELIVNENINAA, encoded by the coding sequence ATGCAAGAACAACAACATCAAATCAAGATCTATGGCTTTTTACAAAAAGCAGTTTATGCAGTCGTTGCACTCGATTGTGCTTCGCTTTTCTACTTTAATGCTGATGTTCCGGTAGTATCCAACTTGTTGAAAAATTTTTCAAAGCTGAGCTTTATCCACCCACCTATCAATGCCAAATTTGCAACCTTGATTTTGATAGGATTAGTTGCGATTGGTACAAAAGCCAAGAAAAAGAAAGACCTCAATGTTGCTACAGAAATTATCGTTCCTATGACTTTGGGATTGCTGATAATTTTCTCTTCGCTGATATGGCAAAATGAGGCAGGAAATGCGAAGCTTCCCAAAGTATTTCCAGGCTTCAATCTCTATCAGGTAATTTATGCTGTTCTTTCTTTTTTAGGAGCCGTTATCCTTCAAATGGGAGCAGACAGTATCTCAAAACTGATGCAGCAAAAAATGGGAAAAGACCGATGGAATGTTGAAGAAGAATCTTTCGACCAAAATCAGGAATTGGTAACATCGGATTTTACAATCAATATCCCATATTTGTTCCGTTACAAAAACAAAAGCAATAAAGGTTGGATGAACATAAATCCCTTTAGGGGAACAATGGTCATCGGAACACCGGGAAGCGGAAAATCTTTCGGAGTCATCAATCCTGCTATAAGACAGATGATATCAAAAGATTTCTGTCTTTGTATTTATGATTTTAAGTTTCCGGATTTGGCACAGATTGCATACTATCATTACTTGTTGAAAAAAAGTAAAGAATCAGATTATCATTACAATTTCCACGTCATTAATCTGAACGAGGTGGAAAAATCAAAAAGAGTAAATCCGTTTCATAAAAAGTACATTCAAACTTTAGCAGAAGCCCAGGAAATGGCAGAATCGATGGTTTCATCTTTGCAAAAGGGTGGTTCCAGTTCCGGAGGTGGTTCTGAAGCTTTCTTTACCCAATCTGCGATCAATTTCCTTTCGTCCTGCATTTATTTTTTTGCAACATTCGAAAACGGAAAATATTCTGATCTGCCCCACATTCTTTCCTTTATGAACAGGAGTTACAAAGAGATTTTCGATACTCTTTTTACAAATGAAGAAATTTTTTCTTTGCTGTCACCTTTCAAGACGGCTTATGACAATAAAGCATTTGACCAATTAGAAGGACAAATCGGAACCTTGAAAATATTCCTTTCCCGATTGGCTACTAAAGAAAGTTTCTGGGTGTTTTCCGGAGATGAAGTAGAATTGAAGATAACCGACAGAGATAATCCTTCCATTATTATTCTGGCATCAGACCCGGGAACACAGGATATTAATTCTGCATTGTATTCTTCTGTATTAAACAGGACTTTAAGATTGATCAACTCCAAACACAATTTACCCGGAGGCATTATAGCTGATGAGTTTCCCACCATCTATATCCACAAAATTGATAACATCGTGGCAACTGCAAGAAGCAACAGGGTTGCTGTAATGCTTGGACTTCAGGAAATTCCGCAGCTCAGACAGTTCTACAAAAAAGAAGTTGCAGATACGATATCTGCCATTGTTGGAAATGTTCTTTCCGGTTCTGCCAGAGACAAAAATACATTGGATTGGTTGGAAAAACTATTTGGGAAAATTAAACAGAAATCATACTCCCAATCCATTTCCCAGCAAGGGACTACCACCAGTATCAATGAAAAAATGGACAATATGATTCCTGCCGGAAAAATTGCGGCCTTGAAAACCGGAGAAATGGTTGGAATGATAGCGCAGGGAGAAGAAAACGATGCTGAGGAATATAAAACTTCTGCAGTTAGCGGTAAAATTAATTTAGATATGAAAGCGATTCAGGAAGAAGAAAAAAACTATGTTAAAATGCCCACTTATTACTCTTTTCTAGATAAAAAAGGAGCTAACCGCAAAGAAGAAGTGCTGATGACCAACTTTAGAAAGATCAACAAAGAAGTGGAACTCATTGTGAATGAAAATATCAACGCTGCATAA
- a CDS encoding DUF4138 domain-containing protein — protein sequence MKLTLYILLLLVSNFLTAQTATKEQIISDLPEIEITEGINLHIISPEPIQYVDLSTEKLTGDLPATNIARIKITDNPDSDEKGKVKIPSLLCNGDKIGVITVVAQSFIAQYKVVYRNQDNLNTITNIHIQPEAMQPIEFDKMVFSNLELRKFAMDIIQKKSEKNPIREEKNLKLSFQLNNVYVISDYIFLDMTIKNNSNLSYDIEDLKFSLEDKKIHKATNNQSVDLTPILELNPQKHFKKNFRNIYVFKKFTYPNSKVMMIRLIEEQLSGRAIEMKVNYSEILKADTF from the coding sequence ATGAAACTTACTTTATATATCCTTTTACTATTGGTGTCAAATTTTTTAACTGCACAAACTGCAACTAAAGAACAGATTATTTCCGATTTACCGGAGATTGAAATTACTGAAGGTATCAACCTGCATATTATTTCACCGGAACCAATTCAATATGTAGATCTGTCAACAGAAAAACTGACTGGAGATTTACCAGCTACTAATATTGCCAGAATAAAAATCACAGACAATCCTGATTCTGACGAAAAAGGAAAAGTCAAAATACCATCGCTTCTTTGTAATGGAGATAAAATCGGAGTGATAACCGTTGTTGCTCAATCTTTCATAGCACAATACAAAGTAGTGTACAGAAACCAAGATAATCTAAACACTATTACAAACATCCACATTCAACCCGAAGCGATGCAGCCCATAGAGTTTGATAAAATGGTTTTCTCAAATCTTGAATTGCGGAAATTTGCGATGGATATTATTCAAAAAAAATCTGAGAAAAATCCGATTAGAGAAGAGAAAAATCTAAAACTCAGCTTTCAGCTCAATAATGTCTATGTGATCAGTGATTATATCTTTTTAGATATGACCATCAAAAACAATTCTAATCTGAGCTATGATATTGAGGATTTGAAATTCTCATTAGAAGACAAGAAAATCCACAAAGCAACCAATAACCAAAGTGTAGATCTGACTCCCATTTTAGAACTCAATCCTCAAAAACACTTCAAAAAAAATTTCAGGAACATCTATGTTTTCAAAAAATTCACTTATCCAAATAGCAAAGTAATGATGATTCGTCTCATTGAAGAGCAACTCTCTGGACGCGCCATTGAAATGAAGGTGAACTATTCTGAAATTCTTAAAGCTGATACCTTCTAA
- a CDS encoding Eco57I restriction-modification methylase domain-containing protein, with protein sequence MKDEDFFNEINDDISVVEGNKKELIVFTNSKDTLSFLELLQLNKQVNNRTLITLNSGSNSKKFLNRYQNYDGKMFLCLTGDRTGNAITRKILTEFNGKNIKDVRPFYEISENGNQDLTEYLQNKLKLQDKNTNLVERKISENESNAIESGRTSDSQQVGKGTPEQNTRELSPKIQSEQNGSYGRGQAVGSKNAGNGLAVTERSDLGNRDRGRGSNGGTQPQNAQQNEGREHSVGGIISGRFVSDRRRSDARPSEVSENSTNNVELDALISKYKGRKLNNDQVAEVVSAACFVSDNHKINLKENLNITDDLIEICNQFQSGGTAKEGRGILDEYYTQDKIVDAVHNLIKDHFKTQKEISVLEPSVGTGNFIYATHELSVNSKITGFEVNDTTAKIAKILHPEADINLRSFETEFIDEKGNKKDFSQQYDLVIGNPPYGEHRGLYKGLGEEPKISKYEDYFVKRSLDSLKPNGVLAMVLPSSWLNRQSNLKNANILEGFRLPNGAFAGTQIGTDIIILRKNTQNISCDISDYFDNNPARILGEIREKTNRFGRLENYIQGNLDEALFKIEQFKNKRETQRIGNLFEDLFLEEEPKVENKVPVPKKRITEIEDSVRIENQNKNELNVTETQEKIELVLSKLNNIKFKSPTITIEISKYEKLREDLITKPASFSEENLKELIEKSDRIISIHNTKAGKEYQLQTKPEIKKGVLKYQFSKQDEIVNTSLQNSSDITKEQIEAFRDTSYDGTLNNRGKHYQFANFIDGKWVHDFYYTEGNIYAKLEQLERDFCRSSASNFLINDKIGAGTAGQYEKQKALLENVLPKAKSLDEIYISPNHEFVHKFELGQTEKDQYNHITKRTESVIVDYNLAEKFKDFVGTLSSEAFAGSSAWEVRSFVDNETVTGSDKERNALVRERRKAAANDLFYKFVREELSDDIRNRFVKDFNRNYNNIHVPDYSKFPLFSRIYLHFKGQELRLTEVQKAGIGRQTTKGVGLLAHEVGFGKTLSGILSMHEAMERGNAKRPIIVVPNDSILKQWVETIFETIPNAKVNVLGNLGKDYDLSKFDNKDGEITIVTYEGFNNIGFSSEITGELSSKFSYISTSEMKGVTNTERDLQIELQKEKEIEGKMKRGKIYNWEDFGFDHLTFDEVHNANHIVGKVKIEDRRFASDFRSQNQQTSKLGINTWMAAQYIQDKQDGRNVTLLSATPFTNKPLEYYSILSLIANKRLEESGYFNVNTFFETFMEADNDMEIDAKGDVKFKANVRRFKNNSLFQQLLSEFIDIKGEEDNPELIRPNKINKEYKIEQNDLTREQYDLLNENFSETEKGAILTHILNARLIAISPYLSPYYDDEEPSVKEFIENSPKLKQTMDLIRQNKKDLPDSGQIVYSELAVAQFPKLKEYLITEIGYKPEEIGIITGTTNKNQRISIQNDFNEGKIKVVIGSEAIQEGMNLQENTTDVYMLTLPYNFTSLRQVEGRAWRQGNINENVRINFMLTNDSIDVFMLQKLQSKQARYLEAMKKGADVLDISDISTQELKTSIITNPETRANIEIELLKKRIESEKNKHLADSAFVLRKYEDVLKVQELVTKAEHSYNRIEGYSKNGDANADYWKKEFPSYQKTIDLHKAQVQEVIENLAQKGIDVTQIEYQTKITEAKIAELDKKLEELPEIKNNLITQYKNEKDEQMKINEQRDYVKERALENKTLFGTNQLESGTMHKGNQLLKQEGKYEQNFSTSSGRKR encoded by the coding sequence GTGAAAGATGAAGATTTTTTTAATGAGATCAATGATGACATTTCTGTAGTTGAAGGAAATAAAAAGGAACTGATTGTTTTCACAAACAGTAAGGATACGCTTTCATTCTTGGAGCTTCTTCAATTGAATAAGCAAGTCAATAATAGAACACTTATTACCTTAAATTCCGGTTCCAATAGCAAAAAGTTTCTCAATAGATACCAGAACTATGATGGCAAAATGTTTCTATGTCTTACAGGAGACAGAACAGGAAATGCAATAACCAGAAAAATTCTAACAGAATTTAATGGCAAAAATATCAAAGACGTTCGTCCTTTTTATGAAATTTCTGAAAATGGGAATCAAGACCTGACCGAATATCTACAGAATAAACTCAAGCTTCAAGATAAAAATACTAATTTAGTTGAACGAAAAATTTCTGAAAATGAAAGCAATGCAATTGAATCCGGAAGAACATCCGATTCTCAGCAAGTGGGAAAAGGAACACCTGAACAAAACACTCGAGAACTTAGCCCTAAGATCCAATCCGAGCAAAATGGAAGTTACGGAAGAGGACAAGCAGTGGGCAGCAAAAATGCTGGAAATGGACTTGCAGTCACAGAACGGAGCGATTTGGGAAACCGAGACCGAGGAAGAGGATCCAATGGTGGAACACAACCGCAAAATGCTCAACAAAATGAGGGAAGAGAACATTCCGTGGGCGGAATCATATCCGGGAGATTTGTATCCGATAGAAGAAGATCCGATGCAAGACCTTCCGAGGTAAGTGAAAATTCGACAAATAATGTAGAGCTAGATGCTCTTATTTCAAAATATAAAGGGCGAAAACTGAATAATGATCAAGTTGCAGAAGTAGTTTCTGCTGCTTGTTTTGTTTCCGACAATCACAAAATTAATCTGAAGGAAAATCTTAACATCACTGATGACTTAATAGAAATTTGCAACCAATTCCAAAGTGGCGGAACGGCAAAAGAAGGACGAGGGATTTTAGACGAATATTATACGCAGGATAAAATTGTTGATGCAGTTCATAATTTAATTAAAGACCATTTCAAAACTCAAAAAGAAATTTCCGTTTTAGAACCAAGTGTTGGAACTGGAAATTTCATCTATGCCACTCATGAATTATCAGTGAATTCTAAAATTACAGGATTTGAAGTCAACGACACCACCGCAAAAATTGCCAAGATTCTGCATCCCGAAGCTGACATCAATCTTCGTTCGTTTGAAACTGAATTCATAGATGAAAAAGGAAATAAAAAGGACTTTTCTCAGCAATACGATTTGGTCATCGGGAATCCGCCCTACGGTGAACATCGGGGACTTTATAAAGGATTGGGAGAAGAGCCTAAAATTTCAAAATACGAAGATTATTTTGTTAAGCGGTCTTTGGATTCATTAAAACCTAATGGAGTTTTGGCGATGGTACTTCCATCATCTTGGCTGAACCGTCAAAGCAATTTGAAAAATGCCAATATTCTGGAAGGTTTCCGCTTACCCAATGGAGCTTTTGCAGGAACACAAATAGGAACAGACATTATCATTCTAAGAAAAAACACTCAAAATATCTCTTGTGATATTTCTGATTACTTCGATAATAACCCAGCAAGAATTTTGGGAGAGATCCGAGAAAAAACCAACCGTTTCGGGCGATTAGAAAACTATATCCAGGGAAATTTAGATGAAGCTTTATTTAAGATCGAACAGTTTAAAAATAAGAGAGAAACCCAGCGGATCGGAAATCTGTTTGAAGATTTGTTTTTAGAGGAAGAACCTAAAGTTGAAAACAAAGTTCCTGTACCAAAAAAAAGAATTACAGAAATCGAAGATTCCGTGAGGATTGAAAACCAAAATAAAAATGAATTAAATGTAACAGAAACTCAAGAAAAAATTGAACTGGTGCTTTCTAAACTCAATAACATTAAGTTTAAATCTCCAACAATTACGATTGAAATAAGCAAGTATGAAAAACTGCGCGAAGATCTAATCACAAAACCAGCATCATTTTCGGAGGAAAACTTAAAAGAACTTATTGAGAAAAGTGATAGAATAATTTCTATTCACAATACTAAAGCCGGGAAGGAATATCAACTTCAAACAAAACCGGAAATAAAGAAAGGTGTTTTAAAATATCAATTCTCCAAACAGGATGAAATTGTAAATACTTCCTTGCAAAATAGTTCTGATATTACAAAAGAACAAATTGAAGCATTCAGAGATACCTCTTATGACGGCACATTAAATAATCGTGGAAAGCATTATCAATTTGCGAACTTCATTGATGGAAAATGGGTTCACGATTTTTATTACACTGAAGGAAATATTTACGCAAAACTGGAACAGTTGGAGCGGGATTTTTGCCGAAGTTCGGCTTCCAATTTTTTAATTAATGATAAAATTGGCGCCGGCACTGCCGGTCAATACGAAAAACAAAAAGCATTATTAGAAAATGTTCTACCAAAAGCGAAATCGCTGGATGAGATTTATATCAGTCCGAACCATGAGTTCGTACACAAATTTGAGTTAGGTCAAACAGAAAAAGACCAATATAATCATATTACAAAACGAACCGAATCGGTCATTGTAGATTACAATCTTGCGGAAAAATTCAAAGATTTTGTTGGCACTTTGTCAAGTGAAGCCTTTGCAGGTTCTTCAGCTTGGGAAGTCCGAAGCTTCGTAGATAACGAAACAGTTACAGGAAGCGATAAAGAGAGAAATGCGTTAGTTAGAGAAAGACGAAAAGCTGCTGCGAATGATTTGTTTTACAAGTTTGTCCGGGAAGAACTTTCCGATGATATTAGAAATCGTTTTGTAAAAGACTTTAATCGCAATTACAATAATATCCACGTTCCGGATTATTCTAAATTCCCATTATTTTCCAGAATCTATCTGCATTTCAAAGGTCAAGAATTGCGTTTGACCGAAGTTCAGAAAGCAGGAATCGGAAGACAGACCACAAAAGGAGTAGGGCTCTTAGCGCACGAAGTTGGTTTTGGAAAAACGCTTTCCGGAATCCTTTCTATGCACGAAGCAATGGAGCGAGGAAATGCGAAAAGACCGATCATCGTAGTTCCGAATGACAGTATTTTGAAACAATGGGTGGAAACGATTTTTGAAACGATTCCCAATGCGAAAGTCAATGTTTTAGGGAATTTGGGGAAAGATTATGATCTCTCAAAATTTGACAACAAAGACGGAGAAATTACCATCGTTACTTATGAGGGCTTTAATAATATCGGGTTTTCATCAGAAATAACCGGAGAACTTTCTTCAAAATTCAGTTACATCTCTACAAGCGAAATGAAGGGAGTTACCAATACGGAAAGAGACCTCCAAATTGAACTGCAGAAAGAAAAGGAAATTGAGGGTAAAATGAAGCGTGGGAAAATTTACAATTGGGAAGATTTCGGATTTGATCACTTGACTTTCGATGAAGTTCATAATGCCAATCATATTGTAGGAAAAGTAAAGATTGAAGACAGAAGGTTTGCTTCTGATTTTAGAAGTCAGAACCAGCAAACCTCCAAATTAGGGATCAATACCTGGATGGCAGCTCAGTATATTCAGGACAAACAAGATGGCAGAAATGTAACCTTGCTTTCCGCAACGCCATTTACGAACAAACCTTTGGAATATTATTCCATTCTTTCTTTAATAGCAAATAAAAGATTAGAAGAATCGGGATATTTCAATGTGAATACATTCTTCGAGACCTTTATGGAAGCGGACAATGATATGGAAATTGATGCAAAAGGTGATGTGAAGTTTAAAGCAAATGTTCGGAGGTTTAAAAATAATTCTTTGTTTCAGCAATTACTTTCGGAATTCATTGATATAAAAGGAGAAGAAGACAATCCTGAATTGATTCGTCCCAACAAAATTAACAAAGAGTATAAAATTGAACAGAATGATCTGACAAGAGAACAATATGACCTGCTCAATGAAAATTTCAGTGAAACTGAAAAGGGGGCAATTCTTACTCATATTCTCAATGCCAGATTGATTGCTATTTCGCCGTATTTGTCGCCATATTATGATGATGAAGAACCTTCTGTAAAAGAATTCATAGAAAATTCTCCAAAGTTGAAACAGACGATGGATTTAATAAGGCAGAACAAAAAAGATCTTCCTGACTCCGGACAAATTGTTTATTCTGAATTGGCGGTTGCTCAATTTCCAAAACTGAAAGAATATCTCATAACAGAAATCGGTTACAAACCCGAAGAAATTGGAATCATTACCGGAACGACTAATAAAAATCAAAGAATTTCTATTCAAAATGATTTTAATGAAGGAAAAATAAAAGTGGTTATTGGAAGCGAAGCCATTCAGGAAGGAATGAACCTTCAGGAAAACACAACCGATGTTTATATGCTTACATTACCCTATAATTTCACTTCTTTGCGACAGGTGGAAGGACGGGCGTGGAGACAAGGAAACATAAACGAAAATGTGAGAATTAATTTTATGCTGACTAATGATAGTATTGATGTTTTTATGCTTCAAAAACTGCAGTCCAAACAAGCCAGATATTTAGAAGCGATGAAAAAAGGAGCCGATGTTTTGGACATATCTGATATTAGTACGCAAGAGCTTAAAACGTCCATCATTACCAATCCCGAAACCAGAGCCAACATTGAAATCGAATTGTTGAAAAAAAGGATCGAAAGTGAAAAAAATAAACATCTCGCAGATAGTGCTTTTGTATTGAGAAAATACGAAGATGTTTTGAAAGTTCAAGAGTTAGTCACCAAAGCTGAGCATTCATATAATAGAATTGAAGGCTATTCAAAAAATGGCGATGCAAATGCTGACTATTGGAAAAAAGAATTTCCATCTTATCAAAAAACAATCGACCTACATAAAGCTCAAGTTCAAGAAGTTATTGAAAATTTAGCTCAGAAAGGAATAGATGTTACTCAAATTGAATATCAAACCAAAATCACTGAAGCAAAGATTGCAGAACTGGATAAAAAGCTGGAAGAACTTCCGGAGATAAAGAATAATTTAATAACTCAATATAAGAATGAAAAAGATGAACAAATGAAAATTAATGAGCAAAGAGATTATGTGAAAGAAAGAGCCCTTGAGAATAAAACTCTTTTTGGCACTAACCAGCTTGAATCAGGAACTATGCATAAAGGAAATCAATTGTTGAAGCAGGAGGGAAAATACGAGCAAAATTTTTCGACATCATCAGGGAGGAAAAGATAA
- a CDS encoding M23 family metallopeptidase produces the protein MKKIQSKYTFTLMLLLFSYLSFAQFNTLRIAVPKKSENQKASEKSNIEEPLNQKRNKKSWKELLNMTTKSDLISQIDSLKMMIKDYKSVKAVQRNEFEKLKDSLLLQAHNRVEQTKQTSKRQKSSTTYEFVNEPAAYFSKVVMPLNNKITVTSSYGTRTHPIFGTKKMHNGIDLKARFENVYSVLDGIVTATGWDSKGGGNFIKVKHFDRFETSYLHLSEIYYRAGEIVKAGFIIGKSGNTGNSTGPHLHFSVKEFGQNINPSHFLNDLIKVNNLIANHYEQ, from the coding sequence ATGAAAAAAATACAATCAAAATACACATTTACTTTGATGCTGTTATTGTTCAGTTACCTATCATTTGCACAGTTTAATACACTTAGAATAGCAGTGCCAAAAAAATCTGAAAATCAAAAAGCTTCTGAAAAATCTAATATCGAAGAACCGCTCAACCAAAAAAGGAATAAAAAATCTTGGAAAGAGCTTTTAAATATGACCACAAAGTCAGATTTAATAAGTCAAATCGATTCTTTGAAAATGATGATTAAAGATTATAAAAGTGTAAAAGCAGTACAGAGAAATGAGTTTGAAAAACTCAAAGATTCTTTGCTGCTGCAAGCACACAATAGAGTAGAACAAACAAAACAGACATCAAAAAGACAGAAATCTTCCACAACGTATGAATTTGTTAATGAACCGGCGGCATATTTTTCAAAAGTCGTAATGCCTCTAAATAATAAAATTACAGTCACCTCTTCTTATGGCACAAGAACACATCCTATTTTCGGAACAAAAAAAATGCATAATGGGATTGACTTAAAAGCCAGATTCGAAAATGTGTATTCCGTTTTGGACGGAATTGTTACTGCAACAGGCTGGGATTCTAAAGGCGGTGGAAATTTTATAAAAGTAAAACATTTTGACCGTTTCGAAACCTCTTACCTACATCTCTCAGAAATATATTATCGAGCTGGAGAAATAGTAAAAGCCGGATTTATCATCGGAAAAAGTGGGAATACCGGAAACTCCACGGGACCACATCTGCATTTTTCGGTGAAAGAATTCGGACAAAATATCAATCCTTCTCATTTTTTAAATGACCTCATAAAAGTAAACAATTTAATAGCAAACCATTATGAACAATAA
- the traK gene encoding conjugative transposon protein TraK — MLIKNIEQRIKINKIISISTIAFAVFIVIAGFFFAYRMIEDSRKSIYILDNGVPVLAKQTDVLLNRPVEYKAQIELFHRLFFTLAPDDTYIKDNIQKSLYLIDDSGKKEYTNLKEKGFYNQIIAASSMVSIHTDSIALNMEQKKFSFFGKQMITRKSSVITRKLITEGFFEDIIRSPNNPHGVILKNWRIINNEELSNQNKNSY; from the coding sequence ATGCTTATTAAAAACATAGAACAAAGAATTAAAATCAACAAGATTATTTCAATCTCAACCATTGCTTTTGCCGTTTTCATTGTCATTGCAGGGTTTTTCTTTGCTTACAGAATGATCGAGGATTCCAGAAAATCAATTTACATTTTAGACAATGGTGTTCCGGTTCTTGCCAAGCAAACAGATGTCTTGTTGAACCGACCTGTTGAATATAAAGCTCAAATTGAATTATTCCACCGATTGTTTTTCACGCTCGCACCCGATGATACTTATATCAAGGATAATATTCAAAAGTCATTGTATCTCATTGATGACAGCGGGAAAAAAGAATATACGAATTTAAAGGAAAAAGGTTTTTATAATCAGATCATTGCCGCCAGTTCGATGGTCAGTATTCATACCGATTCTATCGCCCTGAATATGGAACAGAAGAAATTCTCTTTTTTCGGGAAACAAATGATCACAAGAAAATCTTCTGTCATTACCAGAAAGCTCATCACCGAAGGTTTCTTTGAAGACATCATCCGAAGTCCAAATAATCCTCACGGCGTGATTCTTAAAAACTGGCGGATCATCAATAACGAAGAACTATCCAATCAAAATAAAAACTCTTACTAA
- the traM gene encoding conjugative transposon protein TraM: MKKINFKEKKYVLPLLALPFLFLFGYVGAQFVKEDTSEKDKPKELSLSLGDTQDSIMTKNDAYDAFFKKEDNRTMLGGLDKEEDSLLNYDDQLSLAQKRKIDSLKAVNGRQNQYEAKGNQSSYYKPNQPQRDDKDYNRSTEIIKMLNEKSYGNEGNKYADFQKEKPQTAQPDPVKYLKEQMLVMDSLEKSRDPEYQSKLAAEQKLKSNKEKMEDFLNSTFNVSKSGINSGFNAFYKEKENSFIKAVIDENNKGFLGSRIRFRLLEDIFVGNKKIGKGSILYGQISGFSMQRVNLNIVSVLTKGEIYPVNLSIYDVDGMKGLYVPQSVFRDMMREMGSNSVQGTQMDMGGKGFFSSIGTSLFTSTSKSIANLIKENKAKLKYNSYVFLIDEKQLKDSQNQQKK, encoded by the coding sequence ATTAAAAAAATAAATTTTAAAGAAAAAAAATATGTTTTGCCACTTCTGGCTTTACCGTTTCTTTTTCTTTTCGGCTATGTAGGAGCGCAGTTTGTCAAAGAAGACACGTCTGAAAAAGATAAACCAAAAGAATTGTCTCTTTCACTGGGCGATACGCAGGATTCCATTATGACCAAAAATGATGCGTACGATGCGTTTTTCAAAAAAGAGGACAACAGAACGATGCTTGGTGGTTTGGACAAAGAAGAGGATAGTTTACTGAACTATGATGATCAATTGTCCTTAGCACAAAAAAGGAAAATAGATTCATTAAAAGCAGTCAATGGCAGACAAAATCAATATGAGGCGAAAGGAAATCAATCCTCCTATTACAAGCCAAATCAACCGCAGAGGGACGATAAAGATTACAATAGATCTACAGAAATCATCAAAATGCTGAATGAAAAATCCTACGGAAATGAAGGTAATAAATATGCTGATTTTCAAAAAGAAAAACCTCAGACCGCCCAACCTGACCCTGTAAAATATCTCAAGGAACAAATGCTGGTAATGGATTCTTTAGAAAAATCCCGTGATCCTGAGTACCAAAGTAAACTCGCAGCAGAACAAAAACTGAAGTCCAATAAAGAGAAAATGGAAGATTTTCTTAATTCAACTTTCAATGTGAGCAAATCCGGAATCAACAGTGGTTTCAATGCTTTCTATAAGGAGAAAGAAAACAGCTTTATCAAAGCAGTGATTGATGAAAACAACAAAGGATTTTTAGGAAGCCGGATCAGATTTCGATTGTTGGAAGACATCTTTGTTGGAAACAAAAAAATAGGAAAGGGTTCGATATTATACGGACAAATCTCAGGATTTTCAATGCAGAGAGTCAATCTCAATATTGTATCTGTATTGACAAAAGGAGAAATCTATCCAGTCAATCTTTCGATTTATGATGTTGACGGGATGAAAGGATTGTACGTTCCGCAAAGTGTTTTCAGAGATATGATGCGGGAAATGGGAAGTAACTCCGTACAGGGAACTCAGATGGATATGGGCGGAAAAGGATTCTTCTCAAGCATCGGAACCAGCCTTTTTACATCAACATCCAAATCTATTGCTAACCTGATCAAAGAGAACAAAGCGAAATTGAAATACAATTCTTACGTCTTTTTAATCGATGAAAAACAACTGAAAGATTCACAAAACCAACAAAAAAAATAA